A stretch of Desulfitobacterium dichloroeliminans LMG P-21439 DNA encodes these proteins:
- a CDS encoding phosphoenolpyruvate synthase, with the protein MEKRYTLFFDEIDQKDLPLVGGKGANLGEMTKAGFPIPYGFCVTTKSYQEFLSLNHLQSFITEGIKDASPDTISQVGETLRRKLSDSEIPEQVKGSILQAMNHTGPDTYYAVRSSATAEDLAFASFAGQQDTYLNVKGEAALLEAIRNCWASLFTDRAILYRIQNNIAHEMVLMSVVVQRMVLPEASGILFTADPVSGHRGIISIDAGYGLGEALVSGLVSPDIYKFNKKSREIENITIAEKKIAIIPLAGGGTQKVELSGEKATSQVLDDSLIQTLAELGMNIESHYGCPQDIEWCLSSEISATGETVPTLSIVQSRAITSLFPLPAPLPQDDALHAYFSFNHLQVMTDPISPLGIDMLRMIASFDKGARCPEDYRVMTSAAGRIYIDISELLAHKTIGKSFSRFLVNADALMAASLSELMNRPDFATRIKKNEHTVKSVRGFIKPIAIKALKNLTYKKPEGTVEFVGDYIDKRVRQIKEEVNKAKPGIERLEAIYNSARFTSDFQVLLPKMAPAMLGFKALETLEEKFLGGHKYAQSIVTGLEGNITTEMGLLVGDLADFVRESPELIRELENEDYDTLFARLDNLPGHAGFKKAFHSFMTKYDMRAAGEIDMAKDRWIENPEPLVRSILSTAKTAQAGAHRLEYKDTIMKAKLAAEDLIKEVETKHGKLKAKVIRRVVRVVRNYLPIREHPKYLIMKLILICKKAFLEEAKILVAQGHLVTEKDIFYVGFWELHKAIQENSSLLELVKKRKEEYQHYIRLSAPRLLTSDGEGIKGSYQRANLPEDALVGMPVSSGVIEGIARVITDPTKASLNKGEILVAPFTDPGWTPLFINAAGLVMEVGGLLTHGTVVAREYGIPAVVGITDATKRIETGQKIRVDGNAGFVLVLEE; encoded by the coding sequence ATGGAGAAACGATATACCCTATTCTTTGATGAGATTGACCAAAAGGACCTCCCTCTTGTGGGTGGTAAAGGAGCCAATCTTGGGGAAATGACCAAGGCTGGGTTCCCGATACCTTATGGTTTCTGCGTCACTACGAAAAGTTATCAAGAGTTTCTTTCCCTTAACCACTTACAGAGCTTTATTACTGAAGGGATTAAGGATGCCAGCCCTGATACTATTAGCCAAGTCGGTGAGACCCTCCGCAGGAAACTAAGCGACTCAGAAATACCTGAGCAGGTCAAAGGCTCCATACTGCAAGCCATGAATCATACAGGTCCAGATACCTATTATGCTGTAAGGTCCAGTGCTACAGCTGAGGATTTAGCTTTTGCATCCTTTGCCGGCCAGCAGGACACCTATCTCAATGTTAAAGGCGAAGCCGCCCTCCTCGAGGCAATTCGCAACTGTTGGGCTTCCCTCTTTACAGACCGGGCTATTCTCTACCGAATCCAAAATAATATCGCCCATGAAATGGTGCTTATGTCTGTCGTCGTCCAGAGGATGGTCCTCCCCGAAGCATCGGGAATCCTCTTCACAGCCGATCCCGTATCTGGGCACAGAGGAATCATCTCTATTGATGCCGGATATGGTCTAGGAGAAGCCCTCGTATCAGGTCTTGTCTCCCCGGATATTTATAAATTCAATAAAAAGTCTAGAGAAATCGAAAATATAACCATCGCTGAGAAAAAAATAGCTATTATACCCCTTGCGGGAGGGGGTACCCAAAAGGTAGAGCTTAGCGGAGAAAAGGCAACCAGCCAAGTTCTCGATGATTCCCTTATTCAAACCCTAGCCGAGTTGGGGATGAATATCGAAAGTCACTATGGCTGCCCCCAAGATATTGAGTGGTGCCTAAGTTCGGAGATTTCTGCCACAGGAGAAACCGTACCGACTCTTAGCATTGTCCAAAGCCGCGCGATTACTTCCCTCTTCCCCCTTCCCGCCCCCTTGCCTCAGGACGATGCTCTACATGCTTATTTTTCCTTTAATCATCTTCAGGTGATGACCGACCCAATCTCCCCCTTGGGCATTGATATGCTTAGGATGATTGCTTCATTTGACAAAGGAGCTCGGTGCCCCGAAGATTATCGAGTCATGACATCGGCGGCGGGAAGAATCTATATTGATATCAGTGAGCTTCTAGCTCATAAAACCATCGGGAAATCCTTCTCTCGCTTCTTAGTTAATGCCGATGCCTTGATGGCAGCCTCCTTGAGTGAGCTCATGAACAGACCCGACTTTGCTACTCGAATCAAAAAGAATGAGCATACCGTAAAATCAGTGAGAGGATTCATTAAGCCCATTGCCATCAAAGCACTGAAGAACCTAACCTATAAAAAGCCAGAAGGCACTGTTGAATTTGTGGGCGATTATATTGACAAGCGAGTCAGACAAATCAAGGAAGAAGTCAACAAGGCTAAACCGGGTATTGAGAGACTGGAGGCTATCTATAATTCAGCTCGCTTTACCTCTGATTTTCAAGTTCTTTTGCCCAAAATGGCACCGGCTATGTTAGGATTTAAAGCCTTGGAAACTCTGGAAGAAAAGTTTCTAGGAGGACATAAGTATGCCCAATCAATTGTTACCGGACTGGAAGGGAATATCACCACGGAAATGGGACTTTTGGTAGGAGACTTAGCCGATTTCGTTCGTGAGTCGCCGGAGCTAATCCGTGAATTAGAAAACGAAGACTACGACACCTTATTCGCTCGCCTTGACAATCTACCCGGCCATGCGGGATTCAAGAAAGCCTTCCACAGCTTCATGACCAAATACGATATGCGAGCAGCTGGTGAAATCGATATGGCTAAGGACCGCTGGATCGAAAATCCGGAACCCTTAGTCAGATCCATCCTATCCACCGCGAAAACCGCCCAAGCAGGAGCTCACCGTCTAGAATACAAGGACACGATCATGAAAGCAAAGCTGGCCGCCGAGGACCTGATCAAGGAAGTCGAGACAAAACACGGAAAACTAAAGGCTAAAGTCATTCGTAGGGTCGTCAGGGTTGTCCGCAACTACTTACCCATCCGTGAACATCCGAAATATTTGATCATGAAACTGATCCTGATTTGCAAGAAGGCCTTTTTAGAAGAAGCTAAAATCCTGGTAGCTCAAGGACATCTCGTTACAGAAAAGGATATCTTCTATGTGGGCTTTTGGGAGCTCCACAAAGCAATTCAAGAAAACTCCAGCCTCCTAGAGCTTGTCAAAAAAAGAAAAGAAGAATACCAACATTATATAAGGCTCAGTGCCCCACGCCTCTTAACCAGCGACGGAGAGGGAATTAAGGGAAGTTATCAGCGGGCTAACCTACCAGAAGATGCTTTAGTGGGCATGCCGGTGTCCTCCGGGGTGATCGAAGGCATCGCCCGAGTGATTACCGACCCCACGAAAGCCAGCCTAAACAAAGGAGAAATCCTAGTAGCTCCTTTTACCGATCCCGGTTGGACACCTCTCTTCATCAATGCGGCTGGTCTGGTTATGGAAGTGGGCGGCCTCTTAACACATGGCACCGTAGTAG
- a CDS encoding TetR/AcrR family transcriptional regulator codes for MTMPMNRRERKKEETRLNIIDCSIELFRAKGFQETSMEEIATKTDIAKGTLYNYFENKESILSAYVQSSIMDFGEELESLLKDHSGIEARLRLLLDFRHDFFGKDPELTAIYLSYRMQNLFNGPTSPFEHPERSGLEKVILKILLEAQKNKEIRDDMPVTVLARSFQLITVNYFISCQFSQESAELEHLREQLITLFLNGAKQN; via the coding sequence ATGACTATGCCAATGAATCGAAGAGAGCGTAAAAAAGAAGAGACAAGACTGAATATCATCGACTGTTCCATCGAGCTTTTTAGGGCAAAAGGGTTTCAAGAAACATCCATGGAGGAAATCGCCACAAAAACGGACATCGCTAAAGGCACTCTCTATAATTACTTTGAAAATAAGGAGTCCATACTTAGCGCCTACGTACAATCCTCTATTATGGATTTCGGAGAAGAGCTGGAATCTCTCCTTAAAGATCATTCAGGAATCGAGGCAAGACTACGACTATTGCTAGATTTTAGACATGATTTTTTTGGTAAAGATCCCGAACTAACCGCTATCTATTTAAGCTACCGCATGCAGAATCTTTTCAACGGTCCTACCAGCCCCTTTGAACATCCTGAACGCAGTGGTTTAGAAAAGGTCATATTAAAAATCCTCTTAGAAGCCCAAAAGAACAAGGAAATTCGCGACGATATGCCTGTCACAGTTCTCGCCAGGAGCTTCCAACTCATAACCGTCAATTATTTTATATCTTGTCAGTTTTCCCAAGAATCCGCTGAGCTCGAACACTTAAGAGAACAACTCATTACACTATTTCTTAATGGAGCCAAGCAAAACTAA
- a CDS encoding DUF5301 domain-containing protein, with product MSSDRANILNYKKPAFWIAIALIITIGGIVFALIANPVKKEPDLSFLNPDNLATLLVQGEGVQIDEAGYPYPIVVSSLELGRWLHSATDEWKKKRVFSPYELTPSITIRVNTDNEIRFYEAEPALAMIQSGDQYRYYAIPKEDFRVIQEVALLGYPKVQSLTLTEWKKGEPATPVTITDSSIMEMAVLLAQGEENLLAMKYSSVNDAPTVDEYIRVDLLGQEPSQTYFVYTKDGKNYFIERPYQRINRISSGTAQAIFNIFTEAGIKPKETTSFDIEHSLNAIISSPLSSSNPQDYIRAHEDEYETILKFGGEEALQYMLYQFEQGNAEGLRGQIMMRLCKDILGARNTIIDESLSPEEWYTAFSKQEPIKLPDYSYDGKDELEKLVYTTETAHYSQPQRGFTVVAPKIFKSIEEGDFLKVFVTTYSATYIMNTTANAASIREVSGGIIPSAITFERSEAGNYQLVSYEQAKDGSEWLPSIRQYCTTPVSGKEIPGLADDIINHYGDYEDLHKLQRENLLKHLQKYGVQNPLIVKP from the coding sequence ATGAGTTCGGATAGGGCAAATATTCTTAATTATAAGAAGCCTGCTTTTTGGATCGCGATTGCTTTGATCATTACCATAGGTGGTATAGTGTTCGCTTTAATAGCTAACCCTGTTAAAAAGGAACCGGATCTATCCTTCCTCAATCCGGATAATCTGGCCACCCTCCTTGTGCAAGGAGAAGGAGTACAGATTGACGAAGCGGGCTACCCTTATCCTATTGTTGTGTCCAGTCTGGAGTTAGGAAGATGGCTTCATTCGGCGACAGATGAATGGAAGAAAAAAAGGGTCTTTTCGCCATATGAACTCACCCCCTCCATAACAATTCGTGTGAATACTGATAACGAGATTCGCTTTTATGAAGCGGAACCAGCTCTGGCCATGATCCAATCCGGGGATCAATATCGTTACTATGCCATTCCAAAGGAAGATTTCCGAGTTATCCAAGAAGTAGCGTTGCTCGGCTATCCAAAAGTGCAAAGCTTGACCCTTACTGAGTGGAAAAAAGGGGAACCGGCTACTCCCGTTACCATTACCGACAGTTCAATAATGGAGATGGCGGTGCTATTAGCACAAGGAGAGGAAAATCTCCTTGCTATGAAATATTCCAGCGTGAACGACGCACCTACTGTCGATGAATATATCCGGGTGGATCTGTTAGGTCAGGAACCTTCTCAGACTTATTTCGTTTATACCAAGGACGGGAAGAACTATTTTATTGAAAGACCTTATCAAAGGATCAATAGAATCAGTTCAGGGACAGCCCAAGCAATCTTTAACATTTTTACGGAGGCTGGAATTAAGCCGAAAGAAACTACCTCTTTTGATATAGAGCATAGCCTTAATGCCATTATCTCCTCGCCGCTAAGCTCCTCCAATCCACAGGATTACATCCGGGCCCATGAGGATGAATACGAAACTATCCTGAAATTCGGTGGCGAAGAGGCTTTGCAATATATGCTCTATCAATTCGAGCAAGGGAATGCAGAAGGGCTAAGGGGACAGATCATGATGCGCCTTTGCAAAGATATTTTAGGGGCGAGAAATACCATAATTGATGAATCGCTTTCTCCTGAAGAGTGGTATACTGCCTTTTCTAAGCAAGAGCCAATCAAGCTCCCGGATTATTCTTATGACGGCAAAGATGAGTTGGAAAAGCTCGTCTATACTACTGAAACAGCTCACTATTCCCAGCCACAAAGAGGCTTCACAGTAGTTGCACCGAAAATATTTAAGAGTATTGAGGAAGGGGATTTCCTGAAAGTTTTTGTGACTACCTACAGTGCAACCTACATAATGAATACTACTGCTAATGCTGCTTCTATTCGGGAAGTAAGTGGAGGCATTATTCCCTCGGCCATTACCTTTGAAAGGAGTGAGGCGGGAAACTATCAATTGGTCAGCTATGAGCAGGCCAAGGATGGTTCTGAATGGCTCCCTTCGATTCGCCAATATTGCACTACCCCTGTATCAGGTAAAGAAATCCCCGGACTCGCCGATGATATTATTAATCATTATGGGGATTATGAGGATCTCCATAAGCTGCAGAGAGAAAACCTGCTTAAGCATTTGCAGAAATATGGAGTTCAGAATCCGCTCATTGTTAAGCCATGA
- a CDS encoding SDR family NAD(P)-dependent oxidoreductase produces MKTVVITGSTRGVGLCMAKEFLKSGCNVTISGRSDKSFERAKQELAEFTDKVLYVPCNVRAKEELENLWQESVKKWGRVDYWINNAGQNVPHEFAYDTEPNYVDAVIDTNIKGMIYGSQVAVSNMLSQGSGQLWNMEGLGSNDMIQVKTILYGTSKRALTYFTRGLAKELEGKPVLVGRLSPGMMLTDFITKTPDGEKSPVIEDQKFRKIFNILGDKPETVAAFFVPQMLQNTKNDAHIVWLTKMKAMQRFATASFNKRELI; encoded by the coding sequence ATGAAAACCGTAGTTATAACCGGAAGTACTAGGGGTGTGGGACTATGCATGGCAAAAGAGTTTTTGAAATCAGGATGCAATGTCACTATCTCTGGGAGAAGTGACAAGTCCTTTGAACGTGCCAAGCAAGAACTGGCTGAGTTCACCGATAAGGTGTTGTACGTCCCCTGCAATGTAAGGGCAAAAGAAGAACTAGAAAACCTTTGGCAGGAATCGGTCAAAAAATGGGGGCGAGTAGATTACTGGATTAACAACGCTGGACAAAACGTCCCCCATGAATTTGCTTATGATACGGAACCAAACTATGTCGATGCAGTGATAGACACTAACATCAAAGGCATGATTTATGGCTCTCAAGTTGCAGTGAGTAACATGTTGTCTCAGGGGAGCGGACAGCTATGGAATATGGAGGGTCTCGGTTCTAACGATATGATACAAGTTAAAACAATTCTTTATGGTACTTCTAAACGTGCTTTGACCTATTTTACGAGGGGGCTGGCCAAAGAGCTTGAGGGTAAGCCTGTATTAGTGGGACGCCTTTCCCCGGGCATGATGCTAACAGATTTTATTACTAAAACCCCGGACGGTGAAAAGTCACCCGTGATTGAGGATCAGAAATTCAGGAAGATATTTAATATTCTTGGCGATAAGCCAGAGACCGTCGCGGCCTTCTTTGTTCCACAGATGCTTCAGAATACAAAGAATGACGCCCATATCGTGTGGTTGACCAAAATGAAGGCTATGCAACGTTTTGCAACGGCTTCTTTTAATAAGCGTGAATTGATCTAA
- a CDS encoding hydrogenase small subunit, whose translation MLNRREFLKLVVKGAILGNFISLVTPELEKALAQGDIKKKLPILMVETGTCTGDSISLDNIWTPTLSDIFTNITEWRYDWTMMQTQGESAYKVLLDMEETLAHEFILIVQGSIARRDNGHYNYAGLENGQMVTGLDLVRRLGLKAKYIVAIGNCATYGGPASGYPNPSQSTGTQTILPERRIINVSGCPAHPDWIMGTLLHLALYGEPELEKFGRPKMFYGETIHNNCPRRRYYDQGIFATDIGQKECLYRVGCKGPVTYADCPIRRWNDRYNWPIGCNSPCIGCTEPGFPDLMEPFTNHFSDITFPGGTRETTDRIGRGVLGLATLGIGGHFLSSLYKGRLHRNLIQSTNQVKKKIQLKKAKTYHTYRPKKSQQ comes from the coding sequence GTGCTGAACCGTCGAGAATTTCTTAAGCTGGTCGTCAAAGGAGCCATTCTTGGCAACTTTATCAGCTTAGTAACCCCCGAATTAGAAAAAGCCTTAGCTCAAGGAGATATTAAAAAGAAGCTACCCATTCTGATGGTAGAGACGGGAACCTGTACCGGAGATAGTATCTCTTTAGATAATATTTGGACACCGACACTATCCGATATTTTTACCAACATCACTGAATGGCGTTATGACTGGACCATGATGCAAACCCAAGGGGAGTCAGCCTATAAGGTCTTATTGGATATGGAAGAAACTCTAGCCCATGAATTCATACTTATTGTCCAAGGATCTATCGCGCGTAGAGATAATGGTCATTATAATTACGCCGGCCTCGAAAACGGCCAAATGGTCACAGGCCTGGACCTGGTTCGTAGGCTGGGTTTAAAAGCTAAATATATCGTGGCCATAGGTAATTGTGCTACTTATGGGGGGCCTGCCTCTGGGTATCCTAACCCGTCCCAGAGTACCGGTACACAAACGATCCTCCCCGAACGCCGAATTATCAATGTCTCCGGTTGCCCTGCCCATCCGGATTGGATTATGGGTACCCTTCTGCATTTGGCTCTATATGGGGAGCCTGAACTAGAAAAATTCGGCCGTCCCAAAATGTTTTACGGAGAAACCATTCATAACAACTGCCCGCGACGTCGTTACTACGACCAAGGTATCTTTGCTACAGATATCGGTCAGAAGGAATGTCTTTACCGCGTAGGCTGCAAAGGACCCGTCACCTATGCCGACTGCCCTATCCGTCGCTGGAACGACCGCTACAACTGGCCAATCGGCTGTAACTCTCCCTGCATCGGCTGCACCGAGCCCGGGTTTCCTGATCTTATGGAGCCTTTTACCAATCATTTTTCCGACATCACCTTCCCCGGAGGAACCCGCGAAACAACCGATCGAATCGGTAGAGGGGTCTTAGGCTTAGCTACCCTAGGGATTGGCGGACATTTTCTAAGCTCACTTTATAAAGGACGTCTTCATCGGAATCTAATTCAATCGACGAACCAGGTGAAGAAAAAGATCCAGCTGAAGAAAGCCAAGACGTATCATACCTATCGGCCCAAGAAATCTCAGCAATGA